The nucleotide window CGAATGGGTCGGtactcacagctctcctgctgctttcgctaacatcacaacaacaacagcgtGTCTTGGTAATCTAGAAAGTCAGCTGAATGTCCGCGGGTGTGGCGGGGCCCGCcgctttgtttgtttgccatttacagagccagggctgagtACAAACACTCCGGAGCTCAGATTTAGTCTGTGTTGGATTAGAATCACTGACCCCACCTTTAAAACGGGCTACTAAGGTTTTAATAATAGCAGGAAGATACTGGTGATTTCCCATATTTTAGCCAGCTAACTGCTTGATTGTGTTAATAACCCCCAGTCGGATAGTATTGTTTACTCACATCTGACTTTCTCATTCCTGATGATGTGAGTGATGGAGGTAAGAAAGATTTGAGGTAACTGAATGTCACGGATTATTTTTCTGCAGAAAATTTCAAGTTGATTTTCTAGATTAAAGTGTAACCAGTAAGAAATCAGTCTAAAAGCCGtcagaataaattaaaatatgaactTTAAATCATTTGTATTTAAGTGGCTGAAGCGTGAAACACTGAAGATTCAGTCCTTTAGGCTGAATAGGTAAAGTGCaccttctctctgtgtttttagtTGTGTCAGAGTTAGAGGTGAAGACGTAGATCTGCCTTAATTTGACTGTTTGAACCCGTCGTTTCAATCCACAAACCTCAATGTTCATCTGCCAACACACACGTCAGCCCACATTGCACCAAAGCAAACCTTTCATCAAACTGCATCATGTACAGACTtcatttgttgcttttttttatatgaaatatacatgtgtttttggattttgtgtgtatttgtatttgaaaataaacaatgtgttAATATACTTTATTCTTCCTTCCATACAGTGAAATTCCCATCTAGCTCTTCTGTTCGTGGTTGTCCCTAAAATCAATGAATATACATAATCTCAATATACATCAAAATAATCGTGATTATCATTTTGGTcataatcgtgcagccctactgATAAATACAGTTTTCCGTTCTACGGCAGCTTTAAGTCTGTGTAATAAATCCTCTTTATTGACTTAAGTGCACAAAGAAAATGTTCAACAAGTGGCAGAAAACTCTGTGACAAAGCTGTTTTAGTGACAGAGACTGACTGACAAACTTCTGCTCTGAACATGAACTCTGTACTTTGTGGTGTTTCAGGAGGAAAACTGCCTCAGTTCTACTCTCAGATTAGTTTCACATGTTCTCCATCAGCTCTGTCTGCTGCCCTGGaatgaagaggagaagaaaagacttTGTTCATGTTGCTTTATTCAGCATGTAAACCTTCAGTCTGTTAAACTTCATCCAGAATCTCTGCTAAGTCCAAGAAAAGAATGAACCATCTCCTTATTGATTATCATCATAATAATTACAGTTTACAATCCCTCATAGTCCCTCATTTGGACGTCTCTTTGGACGACAACATTTGCTctgccaaacaaataaatgtgaattATTCTAGATTTCTTTCCAAAGTAAAGGAAGGtctgctgctttctctcttCAGACCCATGCAGTGGAAgagaaacaacaacatacaaatacatCAATCCAAATATTCAACAAACATTTAGAGCTCAGACAAGTTTCCATTTTCatgcagagaaacaaaagtCATCCTGAGCAGTGATGGCCTCCATGGCTAAACACAGGAAGGAGCTCCAACATTTCCACAGCAGCTGATGAGAAGACGTCAAAGTCCCGCCCAcagtgtttgattgacaggtgaagAAATGCCCCAACAATCAGCTCTCAGCAACAAACATGAAGACAAAAGAAGTTTAAGGATTAAAACACAGAGTTTAACCCACTGTCCCTGAAAGGACTTCTGACTATTTCACTTTACAGAACtcagcagagactccaggagAATAAAGCCAAAGTCCAGCATAGAGAGGCTGAGTGAATGTGGTCTGGACTCTGTGGAGGAGAGTCATGGTTTCAGAGATgctgtagaaggacagaatACCTGCACTGTGATCCAGGTACACTCCTACTCTGGAGGACCGAGGACCTGAGACGGGAGTTTGGACTTTGTTGTAACAAAATTTATAACTGTTTGTGTCACAATGTAACGCCCAAGATTTGTCATTGGATCCAAATAAACATCTCGACCTCCCTGTTCTGCTGATATTCTTGTATGCGACTGCTACACgaactcctctctctctccactccacCTCCCAGTAACAACGTCCAGTCAGACTCTCTCTACTCAGGACCTGAGAACATCCAGTGAATCTGTCTGGGTGACTAGAATAAGACTGTTGTTGACTCATTCTTGTTACTTTTCTGTTCCCCTCAGATAATAACAGCcatgtgtttgctgtgtttggaTCCAGTGTGATTTCACATGAATATTTTAAGAATCCAGCTCTGGTCTTGGGCTCTGGTTCT belongs to Micropterus dolomieu isolate WLL.071019.BEF.003 ecotype Adirondacks unplaced genomic scaffold, ASM2129224v1 contig_13740, whole genome shotgun sequence and includes:
- the LOC123966575 gene encoding tripartite motif-containing protein 16-like, whose translation is TVSAAAERTERQRELEVSRQNIQQRIQDREKDVKVLQQEVEAINGSADKAVEDSEKIFTELIRLMEKRRSDVKRQLRSQQDTEVSRVKELQEKLEQEITELKRKDAELKQLSHTEDHTQFLHNYPSLSALSESTDSSSINIRPLRYFEDVTAAVSEVRDKLQDVLTETWTNVSLTVTEVEVLLSGPEPEPKTRAGFLKYSCEITLDPNTANTWLLLSEGNRKVTRMSQQQSYSSHPDRFTGCSQVLSRESLTGRCYWEVEWRERGVRVAVAYKNISRTGRSRCLFGSNDKSWALHCDTNSYKFCYNKVQTPVSGPRSSRVGVYLDHSAGILSFYSISETMTLLHRVQTTFTQPLYAGLWLYSPGVSAEFCKVK